The Caldisalinibacter kiritimatiensis DNA window AGGAATAAAAGAAGGCAAATATGAAGTCGTAAAAAACCTAATAAAAATGGGACTAGATTTAAAAATGATAGCAGATGGAGCAGGAATATCCTATGATGAAGTAGTGAAGATAAAAGAAGAAATTGAAAAAGAAAAGCATTAATAATAGATGCCAGGCACTTAGCTTATTAACTTATCTTGTTAGTTGATAATCAATTGCATATTATGGAACGCTGAACCGCGGAACGCTGAACCGGGTTCATCGTTCCATGAGACAGAAGAAGGGAAAAAGGGATATAAATTTTTATTAGATGAATATCTAAAGATGGATACAGTAGGACATATATCAACTAATCTAGTAGAGAAAATTATAGATCTAGCAGTAGATGAAATACAAACAAAAATAGTAAATGGAGATGGCGCAGGGTGGATAAAGGAAATAGTAAAAGAAGATAACTCATACTTTCAACTAGATATCTTTCATAGAAACCAGGCAGTAATTAAAAACGTAGAAGATAAAAGTAAAGCAAAGAAAATAATAAAGAAATTAAGCATAGGAAAAATAGATGAAGGTCTTGAGATAATAACAGAGCTAATGATAGAAAATAATGGAATGGTAGTACAATAGAAGAAATTATTCCTCCAACCGAGAACATTAAAGATATTTACATGACTAAATCAGGGGATATTATTTATATTGATAATAATAATCACATTAAAACATATG harbors:
- a CDS encoding UPF0236 family transposase-like protein — its product is MIINCILWNAEPRNAEPGSSFHETEEGKKGYKFLLDEYLKMDTVGHISTNLVEKIIDLAVDEIQTKIVNGDGAGWIKEIVKEDNSYFQLDIFHRNQAVIKNVEDKSKAKKIIKKLSIGKIDEGLEIITELMIENNGMVVQ